GCCGCTTCCGGGCTGCCCGGCTCGGGCTGCCAGTCGTAGCGCCATTTCACCACCGGGGGCAGGGACATGAGAATGGATTCGGTGCGCCCCCCGGACTGGAGCCCGAACAGGGTGCCCCGGTCCCAGACCAGGTTGAATTCCACGTAGCGGCCCCGGCGATAGGCCTGGAAGTCCCGTTCCCGCTCCCCGTAGGGCAGGTTACGGCGCTTTTCCAGGAGGGGCGGGTAGGCCAGGAGAAAAGCATCCCCCACGCTGCGGGTCAGGGCGAAGCAGCGCTCGAAGCCCCCCTCGTTCAGGTCGTCGTAGAAAATGCCCCCCACGCCCCGGGCTTCCTGGCGGTGCTTCAGGTAGAAATATTCGTCGCACCAGCGTTTGTAACGGCCATGGACCTCCGGGCCGAAGGGGGCCAGGGCCGTCTGGCAGGTGCGGTGAAAGTGTTCCGCGTCTTCTACAAAGCCGTAGTAGGGGGTGAGGTCCATGCCGCCGCCGAACCACCAGATGGGCTGGTCGTCGGAACCGGCCCGGGGATGGGCGATGAAAAAGCGCACATTCATGTGGGCCGTGGGGCAATAGGGATTGCGGGGGTGGAGCACCAGGGAAACCCCCATGGCTTCGTAGCGGCGCCCAGCCATTTCCGGGCGCACGGCGGTGGCGGAGGCGGGCAGGGCGGCCCCGGCCACGTGGGAAAAATTCACCCCGCCCCGCTCAAAGAGATGGCCTTCTTCGATGAGGCGGCTTACGCCACCGCCCCCTTCGGGCCGCTGCCAGGCATCCCGGCGAAAGGGCTGGCCGTCCTGGGCCGAGAGGGCCTGGACCAGCCGTTCCTGGAGGTCGGTGAGATAGGTGAGGACGGGGGCGGTTTGGGGGGTGTCGGGGGTCATAGGGGCGCTTATTTTAGGAAGGGTCGGTACGGCGGCGCTGGGGGGTGCCGGGGGCCGGATGTCCCGGGTCGGGCTCGGGGGCGGCTAGCTGGTAACGGTTGCGGCCCGCCTGCTTGGCCTGGTACATGGCCGTGTCCGCCTGGCGGATGAGGGTGGCTACGCTGGGGGGCAGCCGGTCTTCCGGCCCGACGCAGGCGATGCCGATGGAAACGCCAATATGGATTTCCTGGCCGTTAATCAGGAAGGGCACGGCAATGGCGTCCAGGCAGCCCTGGGCAATCCGTTCCGCGACCCGGTGGGCGAGGTCGATGTCGGTGAGGAGAATGATGAATTCATCCCCTCCCTGGCGCACCACCATGTCGTCCCGCCGCACGCAGCTGCACAGGCGCAGGGCCACCTCTTGCAAGACCCGGTCCCCCATGTCGTGACCCCAGCGGTCATTGACCGTCTTGAAGCCGTCCAGGTCCAGGAATAGCAGGGCCAGGTGGTGGGGATGGGTGGCCATGATGGCCAGCTCCGCTTCCAGTTTTTCCGTCAGGGGGTCCCGGTTGGCCAGACCGGTGAGGGCGTCCCGGCGGGCCATGGCCGCCAGCTGGGCTTCCTGGGCGGCCAGTTTGTGCTGGAGCTGGTTGAAACTGGTGGCCACCCGGGCGATTTCCTTCAAGGGGGGCACGGGCAGGGGCTGGGCCGGCTGGGTGCCTTCCGCCATGCTTTGGAGCCGCTCCGCTAGTGCCGCCAGGGGTGCCATGAGCCGGTTCACCGCCCAGAGCAGGAGCAGGAGCAGGGGGAGGCCGATGCCCATGGCCAGCAGCACCGTATTCCGTACCGCATTGTCCGCCGGGGCCAGGGCTTCCTTGGCGGGCAGGCGGGCGGTGAGAACCCAGCCCACATGGGGGACGTCCACGCTGGTCACCAGTTCCTCGGCCCCCTGGGCATTGCGTTCGATACCCACGCCCCGGTGGCCGATGGCGATTTGGTCGTGGAGGGGGTCCTGGCCCGGCAGGGGCAGGGGGGCCATGGTCAGGGACGGGTCGGTGCCGGTGACAAAGGCGTTGTCCCGGGGCGCCATGAGTTCATAGGTGCCGCCCCGGCCGGGTCGGGCGGTGATGATCTGGTCCAGGAAGCCCGGGGTGTCCAAAGGGGTAACCCCGAGAACTACGGCCAGGAGATGCTGGCCCCGGTCATAGAGGGGGGTGGCCACGGCCAGGGAGGGGTGGCTGGTGGCCCGGGCCTTCAGGGGCTTACTGAAATAGGTGTGGCGGGTGGCGGTGGCGCCGATGAACCAGTCCCGGTCCGTAAAGCTCTGGGGCCGGTTGGGCATTACCGGGGTTTGGGCCAGCAGGGGGCCCCCGTCCGCCGGCACTATCATGAGGCCGGTGGGGAACAGGGTGTAAATGGCCCGCCGTTCTTCCAGCCAGCGTTGCAGGGCTGGTCTATCCTGGAGCAGTTCCTTGGGAATATTGGCCGCCACCTTTTCCAGGCCTTCCTTGCGCAGGGCCAGTTTGCTGCCGATGTCCCGGGCGATGAAGGTGGTGGTGTCCAACTGCTGCTGCAACACTTCCCGGACGATGTCCGCCTTCAGCCGGTAGGCGGCGATGAAGGTGATGCTGGCCCCGGTAATGAGGAACAGGGCGATGATCAACAGGGCAATACGTCCCCGCAGGCTGCGGGGACAGTAAGTACACCAGCGGTCGATCCAGGAAGCGGGGGCGGCCAGGGAGGGCTGATCGGTGTCCGCTGTCACGGCCGTTAGTGGGCGATGGCCCGGTAGCCGATGTCCCGGCGGTACTGCATGCCCTCAAAGCGGATTTGATTGACCACCTCGTAGGCCCGCTTCTGGGCTAGCTTGACGCTATCCCCCAGGGCGGTGACACAGAGCACCCGGCCCCCGGCGGTGACCGCCTGGTCCCCCTGGTGGGCGGTGCCAGCGTGGAAGACGTGCACGTCTTCACCAAAGCTGTTGCCCTGGGCCGGCAGGCCCACGATCACGTCTCCCTTTTTCGGAGTATCCGGGTAGTTGGCGGCCGCCAGTACCACCCCTAGGGCGATGCGCCGGTCCCATTCGGTTTCGATCTGGTCCAGGGTGCCGCTCACCCCGTGTTCCAAGAGCTTCAGGAAATCGGATTTGAGCCGCATCATGATCGGCTGGGTTTCCGGGTCCCCCATACGGCAATTGAATTCCAGGGTTTTCACCGAGCCGTCCTTGCCGATCATGAGACCGGCGTAGAGGAAGCCGGTGAAGGGAATGCCGTCCGCTTCCATGCCCCGCACCGTGGGCAGGATGATTTCCCGCATCACCTTGGCGTGGATCTGGGGAGTGACCACCGGGGCCGGGGAATAGGCCCCCATGCCCCCGGTGTTGGGGCCCGTGTCCCCTTCGCCGATGCGCTTGTGGTCCTGGCTGGAGGCCAGGGGCAGGACGTTTTTGCCGTCCACCATGACAATAAAGCTGGCTTCTTCCCCGTCCAGGAAGTCCTCGATCACCACCCGGGCCCCCGCATCTCCCAGCTTGTTGCCGGAGAGCATGTCGTCGATGGCGGCATGGGCCTCTTCCAGGCTCATGGCCACCACCACCCCCTTGCCGGCGGCCAAGCCGTCGGCCTTGATGACAATGGGGGCGCCCCGACCGTCCACATAGGCGTGGGCCGCCGCCGTGTCGGAGAAGGTTTCAAAGGCAGCGGTGGGAATCTGGTGCCGGGCCATGAAGCGCTTGGCGAAATCCTTGGAGGATTCCAGCTGGGCCGCTTCCTTGGTGGGGCCAAAAATTTTCAGGCCCCGGGCCCGGAACAGATTGACTACCCCGGCGGCCAGGGGGGCTTCCGGCCCCACCAGGGTGAGGTGAATGCCTTCCTTGACGGCGAAATCCGCCAGGGCCTCCGGATCCGTAATCGGCAGATTTTCCAGTTCCGGTTCCCGGGCCGTGCCCGCGTTACCCGGGGCTACGTAGATTTTCTGGACGCCGGAAGTCTGGGCCAGTTTCCAGGCCAGGGCGTGTTCCCGGCCACCGGAGCCAATGACGAGTAATTTCATGGTGAGGACTCTTGCAAGACGAAAGGGAGAGGGGGCTTCCCGGAGAAGCCGACCCGCTGGTCAGAAGCGGATCTTGCCCCAGAAAAAGAGAATGTTACCGAATCCCCGGCCCCCTGGCACGTAGGCGGATTCCAGGGAAAAGCGGCCGTGCTCCAGGGATGCCATGGGTAGCACGGCGGGAATGGGGCTGTAATGGCCGATGTCGGAGCGAGCGGTGAGAAAGGCGGTATAGCCCAGGCCCCCTTTCCACTCCCGGCCCAGGGGCCAGTAGGTTTTGTAGCCGTAGCCGGCCATGTATTCCGGCCGGCTGTGGGAATCCTGGAATTCCATCACATACAGGCCATGCCAGTCCCCATCCCGGTCATACATGCCTTTGCCGATGCCCAGGCCCCAGGGATCTTCGTTAAAGCTGTCGATCTTGTCCCGGGTATAGGCGAAGCGGAAATGGTGGGTATGGAGGGGAATGTACAGTTCCGGGGTGCCCTGCTGCCAGATGTCCTGGATGCGCTGGCTGGCCCGGTAGAACCAGCCCTGGGCTTCCACCGTCTTGGTTTCCAGGGGCGTGAGCTCGGGCGCCGGGGCCGCCCCTTCCCCCTGGGCGAAGCCAGCCAGCCCCAGGCCAATGGCCAGGAGCAGGGGGCGCCAGAAGGAAGGGGCAACCATGGGCGGGCCTAGTGGCGGAAGTGACGGGCGCCGGTGAAGACCATGGCCAGGCCATGTTCGTCCGCCGCGGCGATGACTTCCGCGTCCCGCACCGAGCCGCCGGGCTGGATCACCGCCAGGGCACCGGCTTCGGCCAGCACGTCCACCCCGTCCCGGAAGGGGAAGAAGGCGTCGGAAGCCACACAGGAACCGGCCAGGGAAAGGCCCGCATTCTTGGCCTTGATGGCGGCGATGCGGGTGGAGTCCACCCGGCTCATTTGTCCGGCGCCCACCCCCAGGGTCATGCCGCCGCCGCAGAAGACGATGGCGTTGGATTTAACGAACTTGGCCACCCGGTAGGCGAAGAGCAGGTCTTCCAGCTGGGCGTCGGTGGGGGCCTTCTTGGTCACCACCTTCAAGTGGTCGGGCTGGACATTGAACATGTCCGGGGTTTGGACCAGCAGGCCGCCGCCGATGCGCTTCAGCTCAAAGGCCTGGTAGGCCCGTTCCAGGGGCAC
This sequence is a window from Azospira inquinata. Protein-coding genes within it:
- a CDS encoding GGDEF domain-containing protein, whose product is MTADTDQPSLAAPASWIDRWCTYCPRSLRGRIALLIIALFLITGASITFIAAYRLKADIVREVLQQQLDTTTFIARDIGSKLALRKEGLEKVAANIPKELLQDRPALQRWLEERRAIYTLFPTGLMIVPADGGPLLAQTPVMPNRPQSFTDRDWFIGATATRHTYFSKPLKARATSHPSLAVATPLYDRGQHLLAVVLGVTPLDTPGFLDQIITARPGRGGTYELMAPRDNAFVTGTDPSLTMAPLPLPGQDPLHDQIAIGHRGVGIERNAQGAEELVTSVDVPHVGWVLTARLPAKEALAPADNAVRNTVLLAMGIGLPLLLLLLWAVNRLMAPLAALAERLQSMAEGTQPAQPLPVPPLKEIARVATSFNQLQHKLAAQEAQLAAMARRDALTGLANRDPLTEKLEAELAIMATHPHHLALLFLDLDGFKTVNDRWGHDMGDRVLQEVALRLCSCVRRDDMVVRQGGDEFIILLTDIDLAHRVAERIAQGCLDAIAVPFLINGQEIHIGVSIGIACVGPEDRLPPSVATLIRQADTAMYQAKQAGRNRYQLAAPEPDPGHPAPGTPQRRRTDPS
- the purD gene encoding phosphoribosylamine--glycine ligase, translated to MKLLVIGSGGREHALAWKLAQTSGVQKIYVAPGNAGTAREPELENLPITDPEALADFAVKEGIHLTLVGPEAPLAAGVVNLFRARGLKIFGPTKEAAQLESSKDFAKRFMARHQIPTAAFETFSDTAAAHAYVDGRGAPIVIKADGLAAGKGVVVAMSLEEAHAAIDDMLSGNKLGDAGARVVIEDFLDGEEASFIVMVDGKNVLPLASSQDHKRIGEGDTGPNTGGMGAYSPAPVVTPQIHAKVMREIILPTVRGMEADGIPFTGFLYAGLMIGKDGSVKTLEFNCRMGDPETQPIMMRLKSDFLKLLEHGVSGTLDQIETEWDRRIALGVVLAAANYPDTPKKGDVIVGLPAQGNSFGEDVHVFHAGTAHQGDQAVTAGGRVLCVTALGDSVKLAQKRAYEVVNQIRFEGMQYRRDIGYRAIAH
- the hemF gene encoding oxygen-dependent coproporphyrinogen oxidase, whose translation is MTPDTPQTAPVLTYLTDLQERLVQALSAQDGQPFRRDAWQRPEGGGGVSRLIEEGHLFERGGVNFSHVAGAALPASATAVRPEMAGRRYEAMGVSLVLHPRNPYCPTAHMNVRFFIAHPRAGSDDQPIWWFGGGMDLTPYYGFVEDAEHFHRTCQTALAPFGPEVHGRYKRWCDEYFYLKHRQEARGVGGIFYDDLNEGGFERCFALTRSVGDAFLLAYPPLLEKRRNLPYGERERDFQAYRRGRYVEFNLVWDRGTLFGLQSGGRTESILMSLPPVVKWRYDWQPEPGSPEAALYTDFLPPRDWV
- the pagP gene encoding lipid IV(A) palmitoyltransferase PagP codes for the protein MVAPSFWRPLLLAIGLGLAGFAQGEGAAPAPELTPLETKTVEAQGWFYRASQRIQDIWQQGTPELYIPLHTHHFRFAYTRDKIDSFNEDPWGLGIGKGMYDRDGDWHGLYVMEFQDSHSRPEYMAGYGYKTYWPLGREWKGGLGYTAFLTARSDIGHYSPIPAVLPMASLEHGRFSLESAYVPGGRGFGNILFFWGKIRF